One window from the genome of Solea solea chromosome 13, fSolSol10.1, whole genome shotgun sequence encodes:
- the rragca gene encoding ras-related GTP binding Ca, with protein sequence MSIQYDVEPLADSYGVADSFPKDFGYGEEEEEADIEDSPSPSDSKPRILLMGLRRSGKSSIQKVVFHKMSPNETLFLESTNKIYKDDISSSSFVNFQIWDFPGQIDFIDPTFDYEMIFRGTGALIFVIDAQDDYVEALGRLHLTVSRAYRVNPEINFEVFIHKVDGLSDDHKIETQRDIHQRANDDLADASLEKLHLSFYLTSIYDHSIFEAFSKVVQKLIPQLPTLENLLNIFISNSGIEKAFLFDVVSKIYIATDSSPVDMQSYELCCDMIDVVIDVSCIYGLKEDGSGSAYDKESMAIIKLNNTTVLYLKEVTKFLALVCILREESFERKGLIDYNFHCFRKAIHEVFEVGVSTQRPLGSQAVGSPCNKAVALNGTPRNTV encoded by the exons ATGTCGATTCAGTACGATGTGGAGCCACTGGCTGACAGCTACGGGGTTGCGGATTCGTTCCCCAAAGATTTCGGATacggtgaagaggaggaggaggccgacATTGAGGACAGCCCGTCGCCGTCCGACAGCAAACCCAGAATACTGCTCATGGGCTTGAGACGAAGCGGAAAATCGTCCATACAGAAG GTGGTTTTCCACAAGATGTCTCCCAATGAGACCCTGTTCCTGGAGAGCACCAACAAGATCTACAAGGATGATATCTCCAGCAGCTCGTTTGTCAACTTTCAGATCTGGGACTTCCCTGGCCAGATTGACTTCATCGACCCGACCTTCGACTATGAGATGATCTTTAGAGGAACCGGGGCTTTGATATTTGTCATTGACGCTCAG GATGACTACGTGGAGGCTCTGGGGAGGCTTCACCTCACTGTATCGCGGGCCTATCGAGTAAATCCAGAGATTAACTTTGAGGTGTTCATACACAAAGTGGACGGCCTCTCCGATGATCACAAGATTGAGACTCAGAGAGACATCCACCAGAGAGCCAATGATGATCTGGCCGACGCAAGCTTAGAGAAGCTACATCTCAG TTTTTACTTGACGAGTATTTACGACCACTCCATCTTTGAGGCCTTCAGCAAAGTGGTGCAGAAGCTCATCCCTCAGCTCCCAACTCTCGAGAACCTcctcaacatcttcatttcT AATTCAGGGATAGAAAAGGCCTTTCTCTTCGACGTGGTCAGTAAGATCTACATTGCCACGGACAGCTCCCCTGTTGACATGCAGTCCTATGAGCTGTGCTGCGACATGATCGATGTGGTCATTGACGTCTCCTGCATCTATGG CTTGAAGGAGGACGGCAGCGGCAGTGCCTATGACAAGGAGTCGATGGCCATCATCAAGCTCAACAACACGACTGTGCTGTACCTGAAAGAGGTCACAAAGTTCCTGGCCCTTGTCTGCATCCTGCGAGAAGAAAGTTTTGAGCGCAAAG GTTTGATAGACTACAACTTCCACTGTTTCCGAAAGGCCATTCATGAAGTATTTGAAGTGGGTGTTTCCACTCAGCGTCCACTGGGCTCCCAGGCTGTGGGGTCACCCTGCAATAAGGCCGTGGCACTGAACGGCACGCCGCGCAACACTGTCTAG
- the LOC131471585 gene encoding c-Myc-binding protein-like isoform X1 codes for MNVVEKEPNRKWTIVLLRDRNSGGRQTPETLKASDTRREQFRRYLEKAGVVDSLTRVLVALYEQPERPNNALEFVKQHLDAAGLTLTDTEHLQQEVTDLRQRCARLTEENRDLKTRLQRYELESEGGATAE; via the exons ATGAATGTTGTTGAAAAGGAACCAAATAGAAAGTGGACAATTGTGCTGTTGCGCGATAGGAACAGTGGAGGGCGACAGACACCCGAAACACTCAAA GCTTCAGACACCAGGAGGGAGCAGTTTCGAAGATACTTGGAGAAAGCCGGAGTTGTTGACAGTCTTACCAGAG tacTCGTGGCTTTGTACGAACAACCTGAAAGGCCCAACAATGCACTGGA ATTTGTGAAGCAGCACCTTGATGCTGCAGGCCTGACTTTGACTGACACTGAGCATCTGCAGCAGGAGGTGACTGACCTGAGGCAGAGGTGTGCACGTCtaacagaggaaaacagagaccTCAAAACAAGG ctgcagcgcTATGAGCTGGAATCAGAAGGTGGCGCCACAGCTGAATAG
- the LOC131471585 gene encoding c-Myc-binding protein-like isoform X2, with the protein MSYHRASDTRREQFRRYLEKAGVVDSLTRVLVALYEQPERPNNALEFVKQHLDAAGLTLTDTEHLQQEVTDLRQRCARLTEENRDLKTRLQRYELESEGGATAE; encoded by the exons ATGTCATATCATAGA GCTTCAGACACCAGGAGGGAGCAGTTTCGAAGATACTTGGAGAAAGCCGGAGTTGTTGACAGTCTTACCAGAG tacTCGTGGCTTTGTACGAACAACCTGAAAGGCCCAACAATGCACTGGA ATTTGTGAAGCAGCACCTTGATGCTGCAGGCCTGACTTTGACTGACACTGAGCATCTGCAGCAGGAGGTGACTGACCTGAGGCAGAGGTGTGCACGTCtaacagaggaaaacagagaccTCAAAACAAGG ctgcagcgcTATGAGCTGGAATCAGAAGGTGGCGCCACAGCTGAATAG
- the gja9a gene encoding gap junction protein alpha 9a, whose translation MTRGDLSHHRQSVHAAASHNGRVKMGDWNFLGGILEEVHIHSTMVGKIWLTILFIFRMLVLGVAAEDVWNDEQAEFICNTEQPGCKNVCYDLAFPISLIRYWVLQVIFVSSPSLVYMGHALYRLRALEKVRHKKKALLRKELELVDVELAEERRRIEREMKLLDQRKLNKAPLSGSLLHTYVAHIVTRSVVEVAFMTGQYLLYGFYLYPLFKCERDPCPNVVDCYVSRPTEKSVFMVFMQCIAAISLFLNILEIMHLGYKNIKKAILDFYADLRDEGDEMDDLFSKKYKKESVVQIYTGGARKATIASAPSDYNLLMETVQNTIMYPNLIKASTCLPLQGEQATQQDSDDCRCSTQSPPEHNCTSTTDEPCSMCCDLLINPKQGGKDVLHLPPHSEKDSSESGSPDSLKCPQKADHTSSLPTLPVSTSRKPWMARGSFKCFTVLEGKSSDTDSYGGVAVSSRPPSTHTPSEDKHQSRPSTPESLDDSISGSRGNTRPSSSNCKTSMASNASSRRAPDLQI comes from the exons ATGACCCGAGGAGATTTAAGTCACCACCGACAGTCTGTCCATGCAGCTGCAAG TCATAATGGCAGAGTGAAGATGGGGGACTGGAACTTTCTTGGAGGGATTTTGGAGGAGGTGCACATCCACTCCACTATGGTAGGCAAGATCTGGCTCACCATCTTGTTCATCTTTCGCATGCTGGTCCTCGGAGTGGCAGCCGAGGATGTGTGGAACGATGAGCAGGCTGAATTCATATGCAACACTGAGCAGCCTGGATGCAAAAACGTGTGCTATGACCTGGCTTTCCCAATCTCCCTCATCCGCTACTGGGTGCTGcaggtcatatttgtgtcctctccCTCGCTGGTTTACATGGGCCACGCGCTCTACAGGCTCAGAGCTCTGGAGAAGGTGCGGCATAAAAAGAAGGCCCTGCTGCGGAAGGAGCTGGAGCTGGTCGACGTGGAGCTggcagaagagaggaggaggattgaGCGTGAGATGAAGCTGCTTGATCAGAGGAAGCTCAACAAAGCTCCTCTGAGTGGCTCCCTGCTCCACACATACGTGGCTCACATCGTCACTCGCTCTGTTGTTGAAGTGGCCTTCATGACAGGCCAGTATCTCCTTTATGGCTTTTACCTCTACCCACTCTTCAAGTGTGAGCGGGATCCTTGTCCAAATGTCGTCGACTGCTATGTTTCCAGACCAACAGAGAAAAGTGTCTTCATGGTGTTCATGCAATGCATCGCTGCGATCTCCCTCTTCCTAAACATCTTGGAGATCATGCACCTGGGCTACAAGAACATCAAAAAGGCCATCTTGGACTTCTACGCTGACTTGAGAGATGAAGGCGATGAAATGGATGACTTGTTTTCCAAGAAGTACAAAAAAGAGTCTGTTGTGCAAATATACACAGGTGGAGCCAGAAAGGCCACAATTGCCTCTGCACCCAGTGACTACAACCTCTTGATGGAGACGGTGCAGAACACAATTATGTACCCAAACCTTATCAAAGCTTCAACGTGTCTACCTCTTCAGGGCGAGCAGGCCACCCAGCAGGACTCTGATGATTGCAGATGTTCGACTCAAAGCCCCCCAGAGCACAACTGTACCTCGACTACTGATGAGCCCTGTTCAATGTGCTGTGACTTGCTAATAAACCCAAAGCAGGGGGGCAAGGACGTTTTACATCTTCCCCCACACAGTGAGAAAGACAGCAGTGAGAGTGGGAGCCCAGACTCTCTGAAATGCCCACAGAAAGCAGATCACACTTCCTCCCTCCCCACACTGCCGGTGAGCACTTCAAGGAAACCGTGGATGGCTCGTGGCTCTTTCAAATGCTTCACGGTGCTAGAGGGTAAAAGCTCTGATACAGATTCATATGGGGGCGTAGCAGTCAGTAGCAGACCTCCCTCCACTCACACTCCGTCGGAGGACAAACATCAAAGCCGGCCCTCCACCCCAGAGTCACTTGATGACTCCATCTCAGGATCCAGGGGCAACACCAGACCGTCTTCCTCCAACTGCAAAACATCAATGGCGAGCAACGCAAGCAGCAGGCGAGCTCCAGACCTGCAAATCTGA